Proteins encoded in a region of the bacterium genome:
- a CDS encoding amidohydrolase family protein has protein sequence MADSPSPSNTRTKLSDVVVVDVDIHADDPPGALAPYCDMPWRRSLELQATLPSRYLSYGGYSPSLGLDPPFPGGLHGRTTPTAAKMREELDAISVDIGILFPDHLLLMAQLPNADYAAALGRAYNRWLLEKWLAVEPSLYGALVAAPQDPVDAAREIDKYGADPKVVAVYLPTSAVYPLWGHRKYDPIYAAAEAAGLPVMLHSVSAVFPVFPFNVEQFDTALARHTVGHTFAMMANLISMVTTGVPVRFPKLKVCFTEAGISWVPFIMWRLDKEYNESRREVPFLEDRPSAYVKQMYFATQPVEEPENPRHLAATIEVIGDDHILFASDWPHHDFDHPRHVFDLPLAPETKRRIMGENALRLFGIPAPAKSPKTGA, from the coding sequence GTGGCCGATAGCCCATCGCCGTCGAACACACGAACGAAGCTGAGCGATGTCGTCGTTGTCGACGTCGACATCCACGCGGACGACCCACCCGGAGCGCTCGCTCCGTACTGTGACATGCCGTGGCGGCGGTCTCTGGAACTGCAGGCGACCCTTCCGTCGCGCTACCTGAGTTACGGCGGGTACTCGCCGAGCCTGGGCCTCGACCCGCCGTTTCCGGGCGGCCTGCACGGACGGACCACCCCGACCGCGGCGAAGATGCGCGAGGAGCTCGACGCGATCTCGGTGGACATCGGGATCTTGTTCCCCGACCATCTGCTGCTCATGGCGCAGTTGCCGAACGCCGACTACGCGGCCGCCCTCGGCCGTGCGTACAACCGCTGGCTCCTCGAGAAGTGGCTTGCGGTGGAGCCCTCGCTCTACGGCGCGCTCGTCGCGGCTCCCCAGGATCCCGTCGACGCGGCGCGGGAGATCGACAAGTACGGTGCGGATCCCAAGGTCGTGGCGGTCTATCTGCCGACGTCCGCGGTGTACCCGCTGTGGGGCCACCGGAAGTACGACCCGATCTACGCCGCGGCCGAGGCCGCGGGCCTGCCCGTGATGCTGCACAGCGTGTCTGCCGTGTTCCCGGTGTTCCCGTTCAACGTGGAGCAGTTCGACACGGCGCTCGCCCGGCACACCGTCGGGCATACGTTCGCGATGATGGCGAACCTGATCAGCATGGTGACGACCGGGGTGCCGGTGCGATTCCCGAAGCTCAAGGTGTGCTTCACCGAGGCCGGGATCTCGTGGGTGCCGTTCATCATGTGGCGGCTGGACAAGGAATACAACGAGAGCCGCCGCGAGGTGCCGTTCCTCGAGGACCGGCCGAGCGCGTACGTCAAACAGATGTACTTCGCCACGCAGCCTGTCGAGGAGCCGGAGAACCCGCGCCACCTCGCGGCGACGATTGAGGTCATCGGGGACGATCACATCCTGTTCGCCTCCGATTGGCCGCACCACGACTTCGACCACCCGCGTCACGTGTTCGACCTGCCGCTCGCGCCCGAGACGAAACGCCGGATCATGGGCGAGAACGCCCTCCGGCTGTTCGGGATCCCGGCCCCCGCCAAGTCCCCGAAGACGGGCGCGTGA
- a CDS encoding NUDIX hydrolase → MRARFCMQCAAPLTPVGGRGVKTCRRCGWTYWNNPKPTASLVIVDGARVLLAKRAIPPLQGHWDLVGGFVEPGETAEDAARREAREELGVEVELQGTLGTFAGTYGSGGIATLDVCYIARIADGTADLTAGDDVADVAWMPMRRLPRRTVRTARAAVSRLRGLRWAR, encoded by the coding sequence ATGCGAGCGCGCTTCTGCATGCAGTGCGCCGCGCCGCTGACGCCGGTCGGCGGCCGCGGCGTAAAGACCTGCCGCCGGTGCGGATGGACATACTGGAACAATCCCAAACCTACGGCCTCGCTCGTGATTGTGGACGGGGCGCGCGTTCTGCTCGCGAAACGAGCGATCCCTCCGTTGCAGGGGCACTGGGACCTCGTCGGCGGGTTCGTGGAGCCGGGAGAAACGGCGGAAGACGCGGCACGGCGTGAGGCACGGGAAGAACTGGGCGTCGAGGTGGAACTGCAGGGGACGCTTGGCACCTTTGCCGGAACGTACGGGTCCGGAGGAATCGCCACGCTGGACGTGTGCTACATTGCCCGGATCGCCGACGGGACTGCCGATCTCACCGCGGGCGATGACGTCGCCGATGTCGCATGGATGCCAATGCGCAGGTTGCCGAGACGCACCGTCCGAACGGCGCGCGCCGCCGTGAGCCGGCTGCGGGGGCTCCGCTGGGCGAGGTGA
- a CDS encoding maleylpyruvate isomerase N-terminal domain-containing protein, whose protein sequence is MSDETSRRALRPVVTAHLFPELLTGLLELLTGLDTGEWAAPVPRKSWSVREVALHLLGVDVGLLSRQRDGHAAAGARIDDYEGLVRFLKTHNDTWVDAARRISPRLLCDLLRFTGDQVSDYVQSLDPDAPTEPVSWAGPDPAPTWLHVAREYTERWHHQQHIRDAVAKPGYGSVRYLRPALETFVRALPRAYRKVEAPEHTVIEMAISGAAGDKWLLVRESEAWRLYLGHTPAPDALVVLPQEIAWRLFTRWIARQDALRESRVRGDPSLASVVFDTVAVIA, encoded by the coding sequence GTGAGCGACGAGACGTCGAGGCGGGCGCTACGGCCTGTCGTCACCGCTCATCTCTTCCCTGAACTCCTGACTGGGCTCCTGGAGCTCTTGACCGGGCTGGACACCGGGGAGTGGGCCGCGCCCGTCCCGCGGAAATCCTGGTCGGTGAGAGAGGTGGCGTTGCACCTGCTCGGAGTGGACGTGGGGCTCCTCTCGCGCCAGCGGGACGGTCACGCGGCGGCCGGGGCTCGCATCGACGACTACGAGGGACTCGTGCGGTTTCTCAAGACGCACAACGACACGTGGGTTGACGCCGCGCGACGGATCAGTCCGCGCCTGCTCTGCGATCTCCTCCGCTTCACCGGGGACCAAGTCAGCGACTACGTCCAATCGTTGGACCCCGACGCGCCGACGGAGCCGGTCAGCTGGGCGGGGCCGGACCCGGCCCCCACGTGGCTGCACGTGGCTCGTGAGTACACCGAACGGTGGCATCATCAGCAGCACATCCGCGATGCGGTGGCGAAGCCGGGCTACGGCAGCGTCCGCTATCTCAGGCCCGCGCTGGAGACGTTTGTGCGGGCGCTCCCCCGCGCCTATCGCAAGGTGGAGGCTCCGGAGCACACGGTGATCGAGATGGCGATTTCAGGAGCGGCGGGAGACAAGTGGCTGCTCGTGCGGGAGTCAGAAGCCTGGAGACTCTATCTGGGACATACGCCCGCTCCGGACGCGCTCGTCGTTCTTCCGCAGGAGATCGCGTGGCGGCTCTTCACGAGGTGGATCGCCAGGCAGGACGCGCTGCGCGAGTCTCGGGTGCGCGGAGATCCGTCGCTGGCATCTGTGGTGTTTGATACGGTCGCCGTCATCGCGTAG
- a CDS encoding Dyp-type peroxidase: MSAGGAERAGHATPQPVVAPLTRDAIFLVVTVNPGVESCAAVRALCGDLGALLRAVGFRDIEGDLSCVVGFSSDAWDRLFGQPRPAELHPFREVTGRPHRAVSTPGDILFHIRAKRMDLCFELATQITARLGDAVAPVDETHGFRYFDDRDLIGFVDGTENPRDQAAIDATIIGDEDAAFAGGSYVIVQKYLHDLRGWNALSTEAQERIIGRTKLSDIELDDAVKPTAAHNALTTIVEDGVQLEILRDNMPFGEAAKGEFGTYFIGYARSPHRIEQMLVNMFVGRPPGNYDRLLDFSRAVTGTLFFVPSVTFLENVSGGEPAVAAPPPGPSSPSAPESAPPSRDGSLGIGSLKGDSRDE, encoded by the coding sequence GTGAGCGCCGGCGGCGCGGAACGGGCGGGACACGCCACCCCGCAACCGGTGGTGGCGCCGCTCACGCGCGACGCGATCTTTCTGGTGGTGACCGTGAACCCGGGGGTCGAGAGCTGCGCGGCGGTGCGGGCGCTCTGCGGAGATCTCGGCGCGCTCCTGCGCGCGGTCGGATTCCGTGACATCGAAGGCGACCTGTCCTGCGTGGTGGGGTTTAGCTCCGACGCGTGGGACCGGCTCTTCGGGCAACCGCGGCCGGCGGAGCTCCATCCGTTCCGGGAAGTCACCGGCCGGCCGCACCGCGCGGTCTCCACGCCCGGCGATATCCTCTTTCATATCCGCGCGAAGCGCATGGACCTCTGCTTCGAGTTGGCGACGCAGATCACGGCGCGCCTCGGCGATGCGGTGGCCCCTGTGGACGAGACGCACGGCTTCCGTTATTTCGACGACCGCGATCTGATCGGGTTCGTCGATGGGACGGAGAACCCCAGGGATCAGGCGGCGATCGACGCCACCATCATCGGCGACGAGGACGCGGCGTTCGCCGGCGGCAGCTACGTGATCGTGCAGAAGTATCTCCACGACCTCCGCGGGTGGAACGCGCTGTCGACCGAGGCGCAGGAGCGCATCATCGGCCGGACGAAGCTCTCCGACATCGAGCTCGACGACGCCGTCAAGCCCACCGCGGCGCACAACGCGCTCACGACGATCGTGGAAGACGGGGTCCAGCTCGAGATCCTCCGCGACAACATGCCATTCGGCGAGGCGGCGAAGGGCGAATTCGGTACGTATTTCATCGGGTACGCGCGCTCGCCTCACCGGATCGAGCAGATGCTGGTGAACATGTTCGTCGGCCGTCCACCGGGCAACTACGACCGGCTGTTGGACTTCAGTCGCGCCGTCACCGGGACGCTGTTCTTCGTCCCGTCCGTGACGTTCCTGGAGAACGTGTCCGGCGGCGAGCCTGCCGTCGCGGCGCCGCCACCAGGTCCGTCCTCGCCGTCTGCGCCCGAGTCGGCACCGCCATCGCGCGACGGATCGCTCGGCATCGGTTCCCTCAAAGGAGACTCCCGAGATGAATAA
- a CDS encoding creatininase family protein has translation MAKHRLDEMSWKEAEEAFKRSDTAIMAVGTLHSHGPTPIGIDTSSVAWIADEVGKRTGLVTLPAVPYGENDKMAHYPGSITISQDVIEAVYTDICESLYDNGVRKVIFLNGHGGNREPLIRTGRNVRELGMLIAVLEWWNIGKKIAPNAFPEGTHIWELAVALAVSGAHIADVRPGGYKGEWGVNPPMRQLFGDKIKPLGFSNFEYQSAPVIIPVDSWDVDVESAPEVDKAALEALKRRGEESLARIVDHIVAFAKDFQKLDPAKALQTA, from the coding sequence GTGGCCAAGCACCGGCTGGATGAGATGTCCTGGAAAGAAGCCGAAGAGGCGTTCAAGAGGTCCGACACCGCGATCATGGCCGTGGGCACTCTGCATTCGCACGGCCCGACGCCGATCGGCATCGACACGAGCTCGGTGGCGTGGATCGCCGACGAGGTCGGTAAGCGGACCGGGCTGGTAACGCTGCCGGCGGTCCCGTACGGCGAGAACGACAAGATGGCACACTACCCCGGTTCGATCACCATCAGCCAGGACGTAATCGAGGCGGTCTACACCGACATTTGCGAGAGCCTCTACGACAACGGCGTCCGCAAGGTGATCTTCCTCAACGGCCACGGCGGCAACCGGGAGCCGCTCATCCGGACGGGCCGCAACGTGCGGGAACTCGGCATGCTGATCGCGGTCTTGGAATGGTGGAACATCGGCAAGAAGATCGCGCCGAACGCGTTCCCCGAAGGCACCCACATCTGGGAGCTCGCCGTGGCGCTGGCGGTCAGCGGCGCGCACATCGCGGATGTGAGGCCCGGCGGGTACAAGGGCGAGTGGGGCGTGAACCCGCCGATGCGCCAGCTGTTTGGAGACAAGATCAAGCCGCTCGGCTTCAGCAACTTCGAGTATCAGAGCGCCCCGGTGATCATTCCGGTGGATTCCTGGGACGTAGACGTGGAGAGCGCGCCGGAGGTCGACAAGGCGGCGCTCGAGGCGCTGAAGCGGAGGGGCGAGGAGTCGCTCGCGCGCATCGTCGACCACATCGTGGCCTTCGCGAAGGACTTTCAGAAGCTCGACCCGGCCAAGGCGCTCCAAACGGCGTAG
- a CDS encoding peptide ABC transporter substrate-binding protein, with protein MRTRARTMTGTICTIAWLVLVAGLIAIPGPPAGAAATPDTLTVAYPLEPDTLNPYATHIPAVGDMGLAEGFVTNDDKMRYIPLLARQVPLLSNGGVKLVGQKMIVTWKLKPGLKWSDGQPVTSADALFTYKAMIDTTFRVDTRPGWNLIESVDTPDDLTVVATFKTPYSGYIVNTFRYLMPKHILEGHDLNTYTAYNRSPVLTGPYKVESWQPGQSLVEVANPYYRGAAQGLPHIKRIVWRFVQDPNTRINMVKTGEAQVAWLVPFDQIKALQATPNVKVVVYPLNAWMHFDFNLKRPMWQDVRVRQAVAYAIDKRGIVSSVLGGLGTAAGPPMTPLTWAYDAKAYSQYTYNPAKAKQLLAAAGWTPGANGVLQKGGHALTFENCNATGDATQDRVQQVIQAELRAVGMDMQIHNYSSTVYGEIRVTGKCDTLFHRWKIGAPPALSIFYSADALPPNGLNEDFYVNKDVTDVINQAEQEIDPAKAKPLFWKAQEMLGRDVPTIPVYYMVSATATSSKLAGLTGNPSNAGDGWNIEQWRYTQ; from the coding sequence ATGAGGACACGCGCGCGCACGATGACGGGGACGATCTGTACGATCGCATGGCTGGTTCTGGTCGCGGGCCTGATCGCGATCCCTGGGCCGCCGGCGGGCGCTGCGGCGACACCGGACACGCTCACGGTCGCGTATCCCCTGGAACCCGACACGCTGAACCCCTACGCCACGCACATTCCTGCGGTCGGAGACATGGGCTTGGCGGAGGGGTTCGTCACGAACGATGACAAGATGCGGTACATCCCGCTGCTGGCCCGACAGGTCCCGCTCCTGTCCAACGGCGGCGTGAAGCTGGTCGGCCAGAAGATGATCGTGACGTGGAAGCTCAAGCCGGGGCTCAAGTGGAGCGACGGCCAGCCGGTGACATCGGCGGACGCCCTGTTCACGTACAAGGCGATGATCGACACGACGTTCCGCGTTGACACGCGCCCGGGCTGGAACCTGATCGAGTCGGTGGACACGCCGGACGACCTGACCGTCGTCGCGACGTTCAAGACCCCGTACTCGGGCTACATCGTGAACACGTTCCGGTACCTGATGCCGAAGCACATCCTCGAGGGCCACGACCTGAACACCTACACCGCCTACAACCGGAGCCCCGTGCTCACCGGTCCCTACAAGGTCGAGTCGTGGCAGCCCGGGCAGTCGCTCGTCGAGGTCGCGAACCCGTACTACCGCGGCGCCGCGCAGGGGCTCCCGCACATCAAGCGGATCGTGTGGCGGTTTGTCCAGGACCCGAACACGCGGATCAACATGGTGAAGACGGGTGAGGCGCAGGTCGCGTGGCTCGTGCCGTTCGACCAGATCAAAGCGCTGCAGGCCACGCCGAACGTGAAGGTCGTCGTCTACCCGCTCAACGCGTGGATGCACTTCGACTTCAACCTCAAGCGGCCGATGTGGCAGGACGTCCGCGTGCGGCAGGCCGTCGCGTATGCGATCGACAAGCGCGGGATCGTGTCGAGCGTCCTCGGCGGCCTCGGCACGGCCGCGGGGCCGCCGATGACCCCGCTGACGTGGGCGTACGACGCGAAGGCGTACAGTCAGTACACGTACAATCCGGCCAAGGCGAAGCAGCTCCTCGCCGCGGCGGGCTGGACGCCGGGCGCGAACGGCGTGCTCCAGAAGGGCGGTCACGCGCTGACGTTCGAGAACTGCAATGCGACCGGGGACGCGACCCAGGACCGGGTCCAACAGGTCATCCAGGCCGAACTGCGCGCGGTCGGCATGGATATGCAGATCCACAACTACTCCTCGACCGTGTACGGGGAGATCCGGGTCACCGGCAAGTGCGACACCCTGTTCCACCGCTGGAAGATCGGCGCGCCGCCGGCGCTGTCGATCTTCTACTCGGCCGACGCGCTGCCGCCGAACGGCCTGAACGAAGACTTCTACGTGAACAAGGACGTGACGGACGTCATCAACCAGGCCGAACAGGAAATCGATCCCGCAAAAGCCAAGCCGCTGTTCTGGAAGGCGCAGGAGATGCTCGGGCGGGACGTGCCGACGATCCCCGTGTACTACATGGTCTCCGCCACCGCGACGAGCAGCAAGCTCGCCGGCCTCACCGGCAACCCCAGCAACGCCGGGGACGGGTGGAACATCGAGCAGTGGCGATACACGCAGTGA
- a CDS encoding SDR family oxidoreductase, producing MEFAGKVVWLTGGGGRIGRAIAAAFAREGASVGICDLNGDAATQSLEAMRAGGGRGVALRGDVSVEADVDRMLAEITTSLGPVDILVTSHGNSPNMPVLEMDLATWQSAFTVNTQGCFLACRAAARQMVARRARGVIINLSSGAATSGRPGSSAYCGSKAAINMLNHVLATELGPHGIRVNAISPGLVTPTALRHGEAGHPYLNLMIDMTPLGRTGVPTDVAEAVLALASDRLGWVTGANLEVSGGSHCGRTNAPYTPRLTPPGATPPPRA from the coding sequence ATGGAATTCGCCGGCAAGGTTGTGTGGCTGACGGGCGGGGGCGGACGTATCGGGCGGGCGATCGCCGCGGCGTTCGCTCGAGAGGGAGCCTCCGTCGGGATCTGCGATCTGAACGGGGACGCCGCGACGCAGTCGCTCGAGGCCATGCGGGCTGGGGGAGGTCGCGGTGTCGCGCTCCGCGGGGATGTGAGCGTCGAGGCGGACGTGGACCGCATGCTCGCGGAGATCACAACGTCGCTTGGGCCAGTGGACATCTTGGTGACGAGTCACGGGAACTCCCCGAACATGCCGGTGCTGGAGATGGACCTGGCCACATGGCAGTCGGCGTTCACCGTCAACACCCAGGGGTGTTTCCTGGCGTGCCGGGCCGCGGCGCGTCAGATGGTCGCGCGTCGGGCACGGGGTGTCATCATCAACTTGTCCTCGGGGGCCGCGACGTCCGGCCGGCCGGGCTCGTCCGCCTATTGCGGCTCGAAGGCGGCGATCAACATGCTGAACCACGTGCTCGCGACGGAACTGGGCCCCCACGGTATCCGCGTCAACGCCATCTCGCCCGGGCTGGTTACCCCAACGGCGCTGCGGCACGGCGAGGCAGGGCACCCATATCTGAACCTGATGATCGACATGACCCCGCTCGGCCGGACCGGCGTGCCGACCGACGTCGCGGAGGCGGTGCTTGCGCTCGCGTCCGACCGCCTCGGATGGGTGACCGGTGCCAATCTCGAGGTCAGCGGCGGCTCGCACTGCGGCCGCACGAACGCCCCGTACACGCCGAGGTTGACGCCGCCGGGCGCCACGCCCCCGCCGCGTGCCTAG
- a CDS encoding Rieske 2Fe-2S domain-containing protein: MADVTVARVSEFPSGARRVVRSGRIEIGVFNVDGRYYALPNVCAHQFGPLCEGRVTGTLIANAETEWRRAWVREGAILTCPWHSLEYDITTGRCLAYPGIKLRQYPVRVEGEYVVVSV, translated from the coding sequence ATGGCCGACGTGACGGTCGCCCGGGTCAGCGAGTTCCCTTCCGGTGCGCGCCGCGTCGTCCGCAGCGGGCGCATCGAGATCGGTGTCTTCAACGTGGACGGCCGGTACTACGCGCTGCCGAACGTGTGCGCCCACCAGTTCGGACCCCTGTGCGAGGGGCGCGTAACCGGGACCCTGATCGCGAACGCCGAGACGGAGTGGAGGCGGGCGTGGGTGCGCGAGGGCGCGATCCTGACGTGCCCCTGGCATTCGCTCGAATACGACATCACGACTGGCCGCTGCCTGGCCTACCCCGGTATCAAGCTGCGACAGTATCCGGTGCGCGTCGAAGGAGAGTACGTCGTCGTCTCGGTGTAG
- a CDS encoding alpha/beta fold hydrolase has translation MAGNDLRSGHAPRVDEFVRSSDGTRVGFTRLGSGPALVVVHGSLSTREDWLTVASLLADHFTCYVMDRRGRGLSGDAPDYAIERECDDITAVLVAAGRAANLLAHSFGAICALETAMRVVVPHLILYEPPLPVGGRVAGEHLGEYRAAVATGRLDEALEIGLTRFVGLSAGQIAGMRTAPIWPQLRSRTPTWTREVEAIDGLSSSVDRYSALTSSTLLLVGSESAKHLRDATAALSQVLQHGHVTTLVGQGHMAGRLAPELVARAVTAFLRQ, from the coding sequence ATGGCGGGCAACGACCTCCGATCAGGACACGCGCCCCGAGTCGACGAATTCGTGCGCTCATCCGATGGAACGCGGGTTGGCTTCACCCGGCTCGGATCGGGACCGGCATTGGTAGTGGTTCATGGCAGCCTGTCGACGCGTGAAGATTGGCTCACCGTGGCGAGTCTGCTGGCCGATCACTTCACCTGCTATGTGATGGATCGGCGCGGGCGAGGGTTGAGCGGTGACGCGCCGGATTACGCGATCGAGCGAGAGTGTGACGACATCACCGCGGTGCTCGTGGCCGCGGGGCGCGCAGCAAATCTCCTCGCACACTCGTTCGGTGCGATCTGTGCCCTCGAAACGGCGATGCGCGTCGTGGTGCCGCACCTTATCTTGTACGAACCTCCGCTTCCCGTCGGTGGGCGGGTCGCGGGTGAACATCTTGGCGAATATCGGGCCGCCGTCGCCACGGGCCGCTTGGATGAGGCTCTTGAAATCGGCCTGACGCGCTTCGTCGGATTGTCGGCCGGGCAAATCGCGGGAATGCGCACGGCGCCAATTTGGCCGCAGTTGCGGTCGCGTACTCCCACATGGACTCGTGAAGTGGAAGCCATCGACGGCCTCAGCTCGAGCGTCGACCGTTACAGTGCGCTGACGTCCTCCACCCTCCTGCTGGTCGGGAGTGAAAGTGCGAAGCACCTCAGGGATGCCACAGCGGCGCTCAGTCAAGTACTTCAGCATGGCCATGTGACGACGCTCGTCGGGCAAGGGCATATGGCGGGTCGGCTCGCGCCCGAGCTCGTCGCACGAGCCGTCACTGCATTCCTGCGACAGTGA
- a CDS encoding prolyl oligopeptidase family serine peptidase, with protein MDSTAPRVPRLAGALVTVPGAGVVLSGWLFPPAAPGRAASAAVIVLHGWRPPGVWAALDVAGVARELATEGYAALALSLRGWPGSGGEDDGGLRQPDDIAAALDWLASRPGVDPARLGLLGFSQGGQVALLTAARSASVKAVVAYYPVTDIDAWRETTSFPAIRDVYVPRVCTPGGTRVRSPVDRAASITAAVMLIHGDRDTRVPTAQSVAMADALAAARRRVELVLVPEADHGFARREHPGVWRRALAFFEEHLRGETGSARPVVP; from the coding sequence ATGGACAGCACCGCCCCCCGTGTCCCACGCTTGGCCGGCGCCCTGGTGACCGTGCCGGGCGCCGGGGTGGTGCTGAGTGGATGGCTGTTTCCTCCCGCGGCGCCGGGTCGAGCCGCGTCGGCCGCGGTGATCGTGCTGCACGGGTGGAGGCCGCCTGGCGTCTGGGCTGCCCTGGACGTGGCGGGCGTCGCTCGCGAACTTGCGACGGAGGGATACGCCGCGCTCGCGCTGTCCCTGCGCGGATGGCCGGGGTCCGGCGGCGAGGACGACGGCGGGTTGCGCCAGCCCGACGACATCGCCGCGGCCCTCGACTGGCTCGCGTCGCGACCCGGTGTGGATCCTGCCCGTCTTGGGCTCCTGGGGTTCTCCCAGGGGGGGCAGGTGGCGCTGTTGACTGCGGCGCGGTCGGCGTCGGTGAAGGCGGTGGTCGCGTACTATCCGGTGACCGACATCGATGCGTGGCGCGAGACGACGTCCTTTCCGGCGATCCGGGACGTCTACGTGCCGCGTGTCTGCACCCCCGGCGGGACGCGGGTGCGATCGCCCGTCGACCGCGCCGCTTCCATCACCGCCGCGGTGATGCTGATCCACGGCGATCGAGATACCCGCGTGCCGACGGCGCAGAGCGTGGCGATGGCCGATGCGCTCGCCGCCGCCCGCCGTCGTGTGGAACTCGTGCTCGTGCCGGAAGCGGACCACGGGTTTGCCCGGCGCGAGCACCCCGGCGTGTGGCGGCGGGCGCTCGCGTTCTTCGAGGAACACCTGCGCGGCGAGACCGGCAGCGCGCGACCGGTGGTCCCGTGA
- a CDS encoding 5'-methylthioadenosine phosphorylase yields the protein MGGEKIPKAALALISGSASWGLRFPDDLREPGVRVVERGLSFDTPWGRTERWQLIEFDGGVTEDGRTRLALNVFSHGWPLDAVDHSAHRRVFWTLAQAGVRKVLADSTCGSINRALQPRDFVVTSDVLDLGQTTYSTLPGRFAYACRGNQLVCPSLGRTLERTARRLWPAPDRVYGMANRLVMAHTWGPRFETPAEARALQSLGADAVNQSIAPEATNAREIGACFVSASYVTNYVDGVIPEEWGALDTIHEELGATAARISLRTIAHAELTDDCGCGGYRKVRPAAYGVNAQASGQDT from the coding sequence ATGGGCGGCGAGAAAATCCCGAAAGCCGCGTTGGCGCTGATCTCGGGCAGCGCCAGCTGGGGGCTCAGGTTTCCGGACGATCTCCGCGAGCCGGGCGTGCGCGTGGTCGAGCGCGGCCTCAGCTTCGATACGCCGTGGGGACGCACCGAGCGGTGGCAGCTCATCGAGTTCGACGGCGGCGTGACCGAAGACGGCCGCACCCGTCTCGCGCTGAACGTGTTCTCGCACGGCTGGCCGCTCGACGCCGTCGACCACTCGGCGCATCGTCGAGTCTTCTGGACTCTGGCGCAGGCGGGCGTGCGCAAGGTGCTGGCCGACAGCACCTGCGGCTCGATCAACCGGGCGCTGCAACCTCGGGACTTCGTGGTCACCAGCGACGTGCTGGACCTGGGCCAAACCACGTACTCGACGCTGCCGGGGCGATTCGCGTACGCGTGCCGCGGGAATCAGCTCGTGTGCCCCAGCCTGGGCCGCACGCTGGAACGCACAGCCCGGCGGCTATGGCCCGCCCCCGACCGCGTGTACGGCATGGCCAACCGGCTGGTGATGGCGCATACATGGGGGCCGCGCTTCGAGACCCCCGCCGAAGCCCGCGCGCTCCAGTCGCTCGGCGCCGACGCAGTCAACCAGAGCATCGCTCCGGAGGCCACCAACGCGCGCGAGATCGGCGCGTGCTTCGTCAGCGCGTCGTACGTGACCAACTACGTCGACGGCGTCATCCCGGAAGAGTGGGGTGCGTTGGACACGATCCACGAGGAGCTGGGCGCGACCGCGGCGCGCATCAGCCTGCGCACGATCGCGCATGCCGAGCTGACCGACGACTGCGGCTGTGGCGGGTATCGGAAGGTCAGACCCGCTGCGTACGGGGTGAACGCCCAAGCCAGCGGACAGGACACCTGA
- a CDS encoding family 1 encapsulin nanocompartment shell protein — MNNLHRELAPISDAAWAQIEQEASRTLKRHLAARRVVDVHGPNGVAFSAVGTGHLRPVEAPGEGIHAWQRDATALVELRVPFELDRRAIDDVERGANDSDWQPLKDAARTMAFAEDRAVFEGYAPVGIGGIRRGTSHPVMPLPADAREYPSAIARAVTQLRLAGVNGPYSVLLSADAYTGVSQASDHGYPVLQHVKRLLDGEIIWAPAIAGAFVLTTRGGDFDLHIGQDMSIGYASHADAVVRLYLQETFTFLLLTAEAAVALTPPG, encoded by the coding sequence ATGAATAACCTGCACCGCGAACTTGCCCCGATCTCCGACGCCGCGTGGGCTCAGATCGAGCAGGAAGCGTCGCGCACGCTCAAGCGCCACCTTGCGGCACGACGGGTGGTCGACGTGCACGGGCCTAACGGCGTCGCCTTTTCCGCCGTCGGCACCGGCCATCTTCGGCCTGTCGAAGCTCCGGGGGAGGGTATCCACGCCTGGCAGCGCGACGCGACGGCGCTCGTGGAGCTGCGTGTCCCGTTCGAACTGGATCGCCGGGCGATCGATGACGTGGAACGCGGCGCCAACGACTCGGATTGGCAGCCGCTCAAGGATGCTGCGCGCACGATGGCCTTTGCGGAGGACCGGGCCGTCTTCGAAGGCTACGCTCCCGTCGGCATCGGAGGCATCCGACGGGGCACCAGCCACCCGGTGATGCCCCTCCCCGCTGATGCGCGCGAATATCCGAGCGCGATCGCTCGGGCGGTAACCCAGCTGCGTCTCGCCGGCGTCAACGGCCCGTACTCTGTGCTGCTGAGCGCCGACGCCTACACCGGCGTCAGCCAGGCCAGTGACCACGGCTACCCCGTGCTGCAGCACGTCAAACGTCTCCTAGACGGCGAGATCATCTGGGCCCCGGCGATTGCCGGAGCGTTTGTCTTGACCACCCGCGGCGGCGACTTCGATCTGCACATCGGCCAGGATATGTCGATCGGCTACGCCAGCCATGCGGACGCCGTCGTGCGCCTGTACCTGCAGGAGACCTTCACCTTCCTACTATTGACCGCAGAAGCCGCTGTGGCGCTGACGCCCCCCGGGTAG